A stretch of DNA from Anthonomus grandis grandis chromosome 22, icAntGran1.3, whole genome shotgun sequence:
aacaatttagtcaaattagatatacagggggacgtttaattatgcatttactgaagttctgtcaatcacctcctcacctctagctaacctcactttaatatgtcaaatgggaacccccatcgtgtgatacatcatagtaagcagcgtgaaattctctattcaacggtaccaaaaaaatgaaatcggtaaagatgtaagcaaatagttagcgaaaatgtctagaaataatgaatattttatttatatattataatattttttttattgtaagaGAAAAACAGATCATGGAAGTAGAGTAGTTCTTTCAGCTTGTGGATGGCAGATCTTAAAGTTAAATCATGACGGTATAGAACATTTTGCATTTGACAAAACATTTGAACGAATATCCGCTAGTTTTTGGTTCCCAAAAATGCGCAAATTTGTCTATaagtttgtaaatttttgtataaattgtaTGTTTCATGAGACTCCCTCAGGTAAACGGCTTGGTAATTTACATCCCATACCAAAGATTCCGCGCCCATTTTATACAATCCATATTGACCACCTTGGTCCGttttgtaaaagtaaagaaGGCAATAGTTATTTAATTGATATTGTTGATGCGTTCActaagttttgttttataaaagcCGTTAAAAATACTAAAGCTGAATATGTTGTCCAGGAAGTatctgaaattataaaaatattcggGGTACCAAGAAGAATAATTACCGATAGAGGTAGGGTATTTACTTCTAAGacgtttaaaaagttttgtgaGGAGAAACAAGTCcaattacactttaatgcgGTTGGAATGCCACGTGGTAATGGCCAGGTTAAGCGGTATAATAAGACCGTTCTTGACTCGTTGGCACACAAAGGGAGCAGACAAAGATGACGATGCAGACGATGAATAGGACGAAAACATCATCAATATCCAACTGGGCTTTAAAACACCCTCAATAAGACCATTGTGACTTCACCGTCCGAAGCATTATTGGGCTACCGATCTGGTCCACAAAATCTAGCCTTTGAAGAACCTGAAGATCCTGTTGATGTTTTGGGATTACGCAAGTCAATGGTAGATATAATAGAGACCAGTCAACAACGACAAAAGGCTAGTTTTGATGAGCATGGCGCCAGACCAAAATCCTTTAGTGCAGGCGACTTGGTGCTCGTAAAAATTTCCTCTATTGTTAGCACCGGAAACAGTCGGAAGTTGGTGGAAATGGAAAGgtctatttaaaatatccaaatgtCTTGGAAATGATAGGTTTGGGGTGACTGACCTTCCTGGTCAGACAAGGTCTAGGATCCCTTATACCGGAGTGTGTGCTTCCAAGCAAATGAAGAAATGGGTCACTTTTGATGACGTTGAATGAGGTAAGACAGTCGAAATGCGTGATCATTTCTTTGTCAATGTATTATATTTAAGCCGTTGAGATGACTCTTGGGCAACTTAAGAAGCCGTCAGAGTTAAAAATCTCTGAGCTGTGAATAGATATAAGCCGTCGGGAAATAATGTCCCTGAGCCTGAAAACGAattaaccgatttaaaaaactcaaacgtcaaaataaaagacatcgaaagaccttttatacaagctattactcgataccccttgccatttaaaatttttaaggggataaccctggggggcaatgggtgaaagggggtgaagtaattttagattAGAAAATTTTCCCCCTTGACAAATCTTTTAacgtgggaagttttcaaatgaacaccctgttataccatatatatatatatatatatatatatatatatatatatatatatatatatatatatatatatatatatatatatatatatatatataattgtgATATATGTTATACTACAAgttgtttgtgttttttgtaagagtttattgtttattgcagatagatatattatttttttagagaatgcttttaaaatgtagttaatttttctttaggaatcAAAAACAACTACGTGTTAAACAGATTAAGATAATTCATCTTCTATGGAATCTAGATTTGTGTTAGTAAAATAGgaatattattaacctaattgTACTGTCTTTAGATATACGATAAGAAACTAGTCCAAAATTTATCACaatattttctaatctgtttgaGTTGgtgtagttcagtgctaacaaaatacttttcaacatttccaaattaattttatttaatgtcttttataataaattattgtatgttatgtacttaaatttaagttatttttcaggaaaattaaataataaatgtattaaagaaaaacattgttttatttccattctGAAATTGgtaatatgtataatatgaATTACcgatttcaaaatatatagacTATTGTTAACTGATTATTGTAGTACACTAACTCGTTTAGATATGTAAATTAAAGCTGATGAGTTTTTTTGCATCGTAATCAATATCTATTCCAACCCCTATTTTCTAtcagtaacctttttgattaggcatTATTTTTGCCACGCTACCATTTTAATTGGTCTAATTAGGTACACCAAACTGTCAaattagttacaacagtttacGTGAAGTTTATTTACGAGAATCTGTTTACTTGTCTCTTGCTATTTCatctataaaaattacaaatatagttaatagcatttgaaataaacaaaacaaaataaaacaatatatagacTTGtgtcaaatattcaatcaacgctacaactataataataaattttataaataataggtTGCTACGTTGCTAGCATGTAGGTTTTgtagtcaccagacgagagatcctatactcttaaacaccaaaataatacacttgTTAACGGGTAACAATACTTTATTGTACCAATCGTACAAGAAAACAGACACGTGGAAGTCAACGACTTTTACAACCAGTCTCTGTCACGACTCAGGTGCAACCTAATCCGCCATAATGGATCGAATCCATCCTGACAATTGACAGCCTCCACTCCACTCTCGGAGTGAGTGAGAGGGCGATACAAGTCCCCACACACTCCCCTCCTAGTGTGAACGTTACAATTCAACAAAGTCAcaaacattatataatatgcaaagattaataaaattatgcattagcAACATTAGAATAACACAAAGTTACAAACACTATAATAtgcaaagattaataaaattatatatttgaaaatctcACTTGCTTTTTACGAGCGtaagtttttaaaaccttttcaaCCATTGGTACTGGCAAATCGCCAGGACCGTCCAAGTCGTGGGTTCCAGCCAAACTGGATGAGGTGACTGGCGAATTGCCAGCACCATTCGAGTCCTGGGTTCCAGCTAGACTCGAAGGGGTGGTTAAAGGAGGGTCGCTATCAAGTGTATCAGCTAACAAGTCTTCAGACATGAGATATGGCGGCTTAAGTAGCTCAACCGAGACGCTTTTCGTTTTCCCGTTGATATCGATATCAAACACCCTATCGGACAGTCTTTTAACAACCTTGTAAGGTCCGGAATAAGTTCGTTCGAGTGCCTTCGCAACAACATTGCGTAAGAAAATATGGGAGCATtcgtataaatttttaaaaacaaacgcgCGCCTCTTGTGGTGATGTGTGACTGGAACAGGCCTGACGAGTCGCATTAACTCACGAAACTCCTCAATGAATGTGCGAGGATCAGGAGTAAAATCCCCTTCAAGAAAGAATTCGCCAGGCATGCGAAGTGTCGTGCCAAACAAGAATTCGGCAGGCGATGCCTCGGTGTCAGCACGAACATGAGAGCGCAACCCTAAAAGAACCGTGGATAAGGTCCGCGTCCAATTCTTGTCATTGTGACACTTCAAAGCGGCTTTAAGGCAACGATGCCAACGCTCGATCATTCCGTTTGCCGCAGGGTGGTAAGCAGTCGTATGGATGTGTTGAGTGCCAATAAGGCTAAGTAAGGCTTTAAATAAGGTGGCTTCAAACTCAAGACCCTGGTCAGAGGTAATAACTTTGGGAGACCCATAACGAGAGACCCATGTATCATAAAAGGCCCGCGAAACAGTTTGGGCAGATTTATCCGGGATTGGAATGGCCTCTACCCAACGGGAGAACCGATCAATCATTGTCAAAATATAATGGAAGCCGTTGCTTGGAGGCAAGGGGCCCACCAGATCGATATGTACGTGGTCGAAACGACCATCAGGGGTTACAAAATGTTCAGGAATAAATTTGACATGCCTAGAAACCTTGGCATGCTGGCAATCTAAGCAGGTTTTGCACCATAGTGCAACATCACGGTGCAGACCGGGCCAAATGTACTTCATGCGAATTTGCCTGTCAGTTGATTTGGTTCCACAATGGGCAGCGTTATGTATACGATCAAAGATCACGCGCCGTAATGGCAAAGGGATAAAGGGGCGAATGGAGTCGCCAGAGACATCACAATATAAATATGTCTTGTCAGGACCAAAGTCGAAGGTTTTAAAACAGAAGTCTTTATGGGGTGTCTTAATAAGCTCTGCCAGTTCTTCATCTTTGCTCTGCAAATCAGAAATTTGTTTTAGAGAGATGTCTATGGGTAGAGAGAGAGACTCAATACGTGACAAACAGTCAGCCACCACATTATCTGAACCTTTAATGTATTCAATGCACGTAGTAAATTGGGAAATGTATGAAAGTTGGCGAGATTGCCGGGGAGAAGCTTTGTCTGGACGCTGAAGAAAAGCGTAGATCAAGGGCTTATGGTCGGTCACAACCTTGAACTCCTGACCTTCAAGATAATGCTCAAAGTATTTAATTGCCTCGTAAATGGCTAGCAATTCTCTATCGTAAGGACTGTATCGAGTCTGCCGAGGGGACAATTTCTGAGAATAGAATGCCAAAGGCTCCCAGGACTGCTTCGTTCCATCAATCGGTTCAGACAGTTGTTCGAGGGAAGCACCAATCGCAATGTCAGAGGCGTCGGATACCACACGGAGTTCCGCACCAGCGCGGGGATGGACTAGTAAGACTGCACTAGCCAGCTCCTGTTTAACTTTTTCAAATGCTCGTTCAGACTGATCCGTCCAGATGATAGGACTTTGATCATTTTTACGCGAGTCCTTGAAATATGCATTTAAAGGAGCTTGAGAGGAGGCCGCGGTAGGAATATTGCGATGGTAAAAATTTACCATGCCTAAGAAGCGGCGAAGCTGAGAGACCGTAGAAGGCTTGGGGAAACTTAAAATGGCTTCAACCTTAGTAGGAATAGGAGATATACCACGATGGTTAATGCGATAACCcagaaaatcaatttcattaacGGCAAGAACACATTTGGCGGGATTTAAGCGAAGACCAAATTCTCTAAGTCTTTCGAAGACTGCTCGTAAATGAGTGTGATGGTCTTCAATGGTTTtggagaataccaaaatatcGTCCTGATAAGCAAAGGTAAAATCAAGATTGCTCAAGGCTTGGTTGAGATATCTCTGAAAGGTCTGGCTAGCATTACGCAAGCCGAAAGTCATGAACATGAATTCGAACAAACCGAAGGGAGTTATTACAGCAGTCTTTTCGATGTCCTCAGGATGAACTGGAATCTGCTGATAAGCACGAATAAGATCAAGCTTgctgaagatttttttaccaTGTAATTCACTGGAGCAGTCATATAAATGGGGAATGGGATATTTATCCGGTTTGGTAACAGCATTCAACGGTCTATAGTCACCACACACCCGCCACTCGGTGTCACCCTTTTTGACCATATGAATGGGACTTGCCCAAGAGCTAGAAGAGGGTCTACACCTACCAGTGTTTATCCAATGCTGGAACTCCATTTTTGCATACTTAAGCTTATCAGGCGGTAGCCGACGAGCCCGAGCTGACAAGGGAGGTCCTGAGGTAACTATATGATGGAAAACTCTAGGAATTTTTGGAGGAATATTGCAGGAGCTGCCTGTAATTTCTGGGAAttctgaaagaatttttttgcacTCACTATCTATCAGCACACAATGTATGGAGTGTACAGGAGCCTCTTTGACAATTCCTTTAGAGCATAGCTCAGTTAAAGTGTCCATTAAACATTTCCTGCGTAGATCAACCGCCAAATTATACTGAAAAAGTAAATCGGCGCCAATAATGGCATATGGAACCTCCGCGATACAAAAGTTCCAGGATATATCGCGCCGCAGCCCCAAATTCAGAGTACGAAGCGCCTCACCATAAGTATTTATGAAGCTATTATTAGCGGCATAAAGTTTTAGCCGAGCCGGTCTGTCGCGAAACCTAGGATCGACTGGCACTAGCGAAATGTCCGCACCGGTATCGACAAGATAAATTTGACCTGTGGTCCTGTCACGGATATGAAGACGTCGAGAAGGTCCAATCACACCTTTACCTGCCGCCTCCAAACAGGAAGGTGTAGAACTTAGTTTTTTGGCTTAGCCGAAAATTCCGCGAACATTTTACACCACTCTCTGCACGAAAGAGCGTTATTCGGGTATTTCTGATGCGCATAACATAACTCGGATTTCGCAGAATTACTCCTGCGACCCTGATTGGACCCAGACCGTGACCGACCGCGACTGCGTAAGCGTTTAAATTCCATTTGCATTTGCTTAAATGATTCCATCATGGTGTCAAGTTTAGCCTCGAGCTTTTGAAATTCAGAGCGGTCTACTGGCAATGATGGCTCGGGTTTTTTAAACACCCCGAAAGCTTGGGGAAATTCAGCGTTCGAACCCGGTTGACACGAAATTTTGTCGGCGATAGTGGCTAAAGTTTCAAGGTCCTTGTCTGATACAATCGTTAGAATGTCGCGCTGTTGTTGCGAAAGACACTCGAGAAAGATTGTTTTAAGAACTTGATCCGAGAGGTTACATTCATTCAAATCACGAAGTTGACTCAATACTATAGAAGGTTTGCAATTAACATCGACACGAccctttaataacttttttaagctGTCCTCCTTAGATAAGGAAAAACGTGAAAGAAGCTTGGCTTTTGCTTGTTCAAACGCATCACCCGGAAGCGGACTCGATTTAATTATTGAGCTGATATATTTGAAGGCTTCCGCATCGTCAATAGCCATAACTAAATAATCGAATTTTGTAGAATCTACAGTTATATTGGCACGGCGGAAAGCGGCATCGACCTGAAAAAGCCAGCACTGAATATCAGAAGTTataattttgggaattttagGCGAAACAGCGTCGATGCGGCCTTCATTACGGCCATTACCGGCAATAACGTTAGCCAGGGCGTCCCTGACATCACGTAGTTGAGCATTAGTTTGATCTAATTGCACTTGTAGCTCTTCAGACGACATAATGgaacaaaatgaataatatatgtgaaataaatgaataaaataaaaaagtatgatctaattttaaattaaaaatagttttccaACACAATATTTAATACAGTAAAAACAGTGACGATAATTAATCAAAAGGGATGATTATCACACAcccataataaaaaactaaataaatttaaacttttgtacCTTTACGCACTGCACTGAAGTATCAAATCAGCTGATCCCTCAATCACAAGTTTGAAGTTTGAAATCAGCTGATCCTGCTGTCAGACGGCGAGATGCGAGAGTCAAGTGGCGAAACGTCGCGCCCCAAAGTACAGCAACCAGCCAAACATCCGGCAACCGGCAAACAGCAACCGTACAAACGCTACCAACAAGTGCGGCCAACAGTCGAACTGAAAAAGCCGGCTGCACACAGCACAATTTCAACCGGCAGCAACTGCGTGCCAGAATTCTGCCTAGCGATACGAACAATCACAAAGCCGGACGCACACGATGGCAGATGGGAAAAATTGGCGGTAAGGATACTGAAGACGgtacaatttttcaataaaattcattaaCAACACTACTGAGCGATCACATCACCGTTCCAGGGTAAAATTACCAAATAGCGTACTAGTTCACTGCTAACTTACAGCACATGCACAACCGTTACTATATGAACGTCGGGGTCACCACTGTAGGTTTTgtagtcaccagacgagagatcctatactcttaaacaccaaaataatacacttgTTGACGGGTAACAATACTTTATTGTACCAATCGTACAAGAAAACAGCTACATAGCTTAGACACGTGGAAGTCAACGACTTTTACAACCAGTCTCTGTCACGACTCAGGTGCAACCTAATCCGCCATAATGGATCGAATCCATCCTGACAATTGACAGCCTCCACTCCACTCTCGGAGTGAGTGAGAGGGCGATACAAGTCCCCATGCACATGCTTGTGGGGACTTGTATCGCCCTCTCACTCACTCCGAGAGTGGAGTGGAGGCTGTCAATGGTCAGGATGGATTCGATCCATTATGGCGGATTAAGTGGCACCTGAGTCGTGACAGAGACTGGTTGTAAAAGTCGTTGACTTCCACGTGTCTAAGCTATGTAGCTGTTTTCTTGTACGATTGGTACAATAAAGTATTGTTACCCGTTAAcaagtgtattattttggtgtttaagagtataggatctctcgtctggtgactacAAAACCTACAAGCAAACGACACGTGCTGCCATCTCGATGTGATTGCTGCAACAGATCGGATGGGCTATAGCTTGTGTGTATACACCAGCTCTTTCAAATCACCCCATCTATCACCATTCCTGTTAAATGGAAAACATATGATCTTTGTTTTGGATTTCTTATATTATTGtcataaatatattaatctATGATATTGTTTTAGATTTTAGCTTTGAAATAGTTTGAAATTCGATTCACCATAGTTAATTAACGTGAGTGTTaagttgtatttttgtttatgtcCCCTAAGAAAACAATTACAAATGAACAGTTTGAtgaaatacctttttttttatagtttgtcCAAGAACCACTGAATGTTATAGCCTTTCCAGTATGCCTAAAAGGACATTGATAATATTGTGGATACTACTGCCAGTTTTTATAGATAAAGTTTCGGGAGCAGCCTCAGATATTCAACAAGATGCTAAGGCTCAATCCACTCATAGAATAGATAGCTTAAACTTACTTTCTTACACATTATTGTTGATCTTAACTGTATTAACTATATGGCTGTTTAAACATAGAAGATTAAGTTTCATCCATGAGACTGGGCTTGCAGTAATTTATGGTAAGTTAAGAATGTTTGATTCATTTGTATTTCTGGGCcaaatgtttaaaacatttttttatattatattattatcattttttttctgaaatacaGTAGGGTGTAgggaaaaatagacggagatatttcaatgggtgattccttgtaaaaaaatatgagaaaatgtttttataaacatgGGTTCAGCAATGCACAGTTTTTAAGATAGGGgatgataaacttttttttaaatattaattttctattaatattaaaaaatatttacttgattcttttgaaatttggcagtattacttcttgtattaagaggctaatttagccctaattaaattaaaattataaggttcAGTGACATCCCGAgggacatcttagcaaatattattacaacttttttgcatcttgtttttttttcatatctcactttgttttcgacaaaaaaaataaataccgttttattgcatgccactggacaaaattgggttattaatttttggtaaaaaaatcacaggtgacttcgaaaacaaaaaattaaaaacattcatCTAGGTGATTTTCATTGCAACAACAActacaacaaatgttggaaatgtcCACCATCCATTTCTGTACACCTTCTCACTCGACGAATCATTGAACGACGCACTCGAGCTAAAATTCAAGGTCTATTTCTCACTTCTTCGCaagcatttacaattttatttcttaactctTCTATTGTTTGTATGGCACTAACATAAACCAGACTTTTAAGGTAACCCCATAAATATGAATCTATTGGATTTAAGCCAGGAGAGAAGGAAATTTTTCGGTGCAATGACACTCCAGCTGGAAACAACAATCTTCTAGCAGTACGGGCAATTCTTGTAGAAGAAATTCTAAGTAAGATTCGCCATTTGATCTTAACCCATTTATGCCCAAgggtaaaaataataagaaaatttaacacttatatagaatttttttatttatttacctctaaaaacaatatttcaaaacaaaaaaaaatttttttcaatatttttgaaaaaaaattctgttgCGAAAACGCATCACTGGGACAATTAATCAAAACTATTATtctatttgcatttaaaaaaaaattattggtgaaaaaaatcaacTACAAATAGTCTAGTATTAACtgattgtattaaaaataaacaaatatttcacaaaaaaagtgtagaacaaaacatattttacatttcatAATGTTGCGAAAACGCATCAGTGGGACgatacaatataatatttggtaCTACGTTTTATAACGCCGTGTGATACTCAGCAAAGCAAGTAGTATGTAGGTGCGCTTGACACTTTTGGCACAAGTATACAGTTTGACTGTGACATATTCGACACCTCCTTCGTGCCTTGTCAGGACTATGGGTCAACACATGGCCTATATTGTCGAAACGTAATTCGTTGATTCCTGTTGCAAGATTTCTAATTACTGTGATTTTctctgtttttataatttataaaaaaaataatatatacattttatatgatGGCCTTTgaaagacaaaataaaagtaaaaatatatttttcacaaaaagaagttttaagaaaaatgagaaaattaaatttacattcgATTTTACAACTCAAAATGAAACCCgtacaccattaaaaatatgcaggaaaaacataaaaaagagaattatattttgttggtagtcctttattttttataacatctGCCAAACGATTGGGCATTGATCGCACCAATTTTTCACAATATTCGGGTGATATTTTAGACCATTCTTCTTGAATCACTACTTTTAATTGCTCTTTGTTTGAAATTTCATGGTTTCTTATAGCAACTTTCAAATGTGACTATAAGTTTTCAATGGAATTAATATCTGGACTTTGCGGTGGAGTTTCAAGTACTTTTGGACAGTTATGGAGCAACCAATTCTTTACTTTCTGTGCATTATGCTTTGGATCATTGTCCtggtagaattaaaaaattttttcaattcggAATTTTCGGGCGCTTGCCTTTAAATTCTGCTTAAGTATGTCCAAATACATGTTCTGATCCATTATACCCTCTTTAAAATGTTGATTTCCAGGACCTGCAGCTGACATACACCCCCAGACCATGACTGAACCACCTCCGTGCTTTACTGTGGCTCGTAGATTTTGTTCTTTGAGAGATTCATTAGGCTTTCTCCACACCCGTTGTTGTCCATCTGATccgaaaatacaaaatttactctCATCTGTAAAAATTACGTCCTTCCAAAATAGAAAATCTTTGTCTCTGTGTTCTTCAGCAAAGCTTAACCTCTTGATTTTATTTGCCTTACTGATGCAAGGTTTTCTTCGAGCCACTCTactatgaatattatttttttttagaaaatttctgACTGTTTGAGGATTAACtgtttttcgtaaatatttctcaatttcttTTGCCAACTTCGGTGcagataaatattattaatgttattgtGAAGTAAATATGATGTACGGGTTTCATTTTGACCATAACATTTTCTTATctcttatacttttttaatgctGAGCATGCATTCTTTGCATATTTTTGCTCAACAACTTTAACATTTTATGCTGATTGCAGATATAATAtagtta
This window harbors:
- the LOC126749244 gene encoding uncharacterized protein LOC126749244, with the translated sequence MSSEELQVQLDQTNAQLRDVRDALANVIAGLRSHVRADTEASPAEFLFGTTLRMPGEFFLEGDFTPDPRTFIEEFRELMRLVRPVPVTHHHKRRAFVFKNLYECSHIFLRNVVAKALERTYSGPYKVVKRLSDRVFDIDINGKTKSVSVELLKPPYLMSEDLLADTLDSDPPLTTPSSLAGTQDSNGAGNSPVTSSSLAGTHDLDGPGDLPVPMVEKVLKTYARKKQCL